Proteins found in one Elusimicrobium sp. genomic segment:
- a CDS encoding DUF374 domain-containing protein: protein MAKSSAPKQHNDWKHAVGSTLAYWYSVFLGWTTRVYWFKTDEGKQLESSGKPIIYAIWHNQQLFLLYPYRKHKVAALISQSSDGEYIARCLPKFGMRAVRGSSSRGGARALIHLLQAVREGYSPMLTPDGPRGPIYKVQDGILFLAKKTGLPIIPVGSALSHKFKVRSWDKMRIPLPFGKAAFTYAKAIYVKDDADMPRAAKELEEQLNWTTDQSEMFINKQHFDNTQG from the coding sequence ATGGCAAAATCTTCCGCCCCCAAACAACACAATGACTGGAAACATGCCGTCGGTTCTACGCTGGCCTACTGGTATTCCGTTTTCTTAGGCTGGACGACCCGCGTCTATTGGTTCAAAACGGACGAAGGCAAACAGTTGGAAAGTTCCGGCAAACCCATTATTTATGCCATCTGGCATAACCAACAACTCTTTTTGTTATACCCCTACCGCAAACACAAAGTGGCCGCGCTTATCAGCCAATCCAGCGACGGGGAATATATCGCCCGTTGCTTGCCCAAATTCGGTATGCGCGCGGTGCGCGGTTCCAGTTCCCGCGGCGGGGCCAGAGCCCTTATCCATTTACTTCAAGCCGTGCGCGAAGGATACAGCCCCATGCTCACGCCGGACGGCCCGCGCGGCCCTATCTACAAAGTGCAGGACGGCATTTTGTTCCTCGCTAAAAAAACAGGCCTGCCGATTATCCCTGTAGGTTCTGCGTTGAGCCATAAATTCAAAGTACGCTCTTGGGATAAAATGCGTATTCCTCTCCCCTTTGGGAAAGCGGCTTTTACTTATGCTAAAGCTATTTATGTAAAAGATGATGCCGATATGCCCCGCGCCGCCAAAGAGTTGGAAGAGCAACTAAATTGGACGACCGACCAATCGGAAATGTTCATTAACAAACAACATTTTGACAACACCCAAGGATAA
- the secD gene encoding protein translocase subunit SecD: MSNKLAVKWGLIIAILLGSLYLIYPNYKWYSKPLAEREKLDTLGERPKRMLNLGLDLRGGSSLLLELEVAKLNTKEPLNEAMARAIEIIRNRIDQYGLAETSITKQGDKWIMVQLPGVSNPQRAEELIGKTAMLEFRIVKNDTAAAQKAIEKLEYTDKPFDENGNVIPEIAELVPAGYQIMRNKDGGYSLVTDTATVTGADLENARVVMMGENGYPEVAFTFNAEGSKKFGQLTGANIGKQLAIVLDNTVQSAPVVQARITKDGRISGTFTAEEARQLSIVLKAGALPAPVKIIEKKTIGPTLGEDSIKSGLSASFYALVLILIFMLVYYKAAGFIADIALLLNFVLTVAIMSYFSATLTLPGIAGMILSLAMAIDANVLIIERMREEKLLGKPVYEIINLGYDKAWSAIFDSNITTIIVGACLLQFGTGPVKGFAVTLIIGLLVSLFTAVFVTRAIYELVLTSNTKEISL; encoded by the coding sequence ATGTCTAATAAGTTAGCCGTAAAGTGGGGACTTATCATCGCCATTTTACTGGGGTCTTTGTATTTAATTTACCCCAACTACAAATGGTATTCTAAACCGCTCGCCGAACGCGAGAAATTAGATACCTTGGGCGAACGCCCCAAACGGATGCTGAACTTGGGCTTGGATTTACGCGGCGGTTCCAGTTTGCTGTTGGAATTGGAAGTAGCCAAATTAAACACCAAAGAACCCTTAAACGAAGCCATGGCCCGCGCCATCGAAATTATCCGCAACCGCATTGACCAATACGGTTTGGCGGAAACCTCTATCACCAAACAAGGCGATAAGTGGATTATGGTGCAGTTGCCCGGTGTGTCCAATCCGCAACGCGCGGAAGAACTGATCGGTAAAACCGCTATGTTGGAATTCCGCATTGTAAAAAACGACACGGCCGCCGCTCAAAAAGCCATTGAAAAATTGGAATATACCGATAAACCCTTCGATGAAAACGGAAATGTAATTCCCGAAATTGCCGAATTGGTGCCTGCCGGCTACCAAATCATGCGCAATAAAGACGGGGGCTACAGTTTAGTAACCGATACCGCCACCGTAACCGGTGCGGATTTGGAAAATGCCCGCGTCGTGATGATGGGCGAAAACGGCTATCCCGAAGTGGCCTTTACCTTCAACGCGGAAGGAAGCAAAAAATTCGGTCAGTTAACCGGTGCGAACATCGGCAAACAACTCGCCATTGTGTTGGATAATACCGTCCAATCCGCTCCGGTGGTACAAGCCCGCATTACCAAAGACGGCCGCATCTCCGGCACTTTTACCGCCGAAGAAGCCCGCCAACTTTCTATCGTCTTGAAAGCGGGTGCTTTGCCTGCTCCGGTAAAAATCATCGAAAAGAAAACCATTGGGCCGACCTTGGGTGAAGACTCCATTAAATCGGGTCTTTCCGCCTCGTTCTATGCCTTGGTGCTCATTTTGATTTTCATGCTCGTTTACTACAAAGCGGCCGGGTTTATTGCCGATATCGCTTTGTTACTCAACTTTGTGTTGACGGTTGCCATTATGAGTTACTTCTCCGCCACGCTCACTTTGCCCGGTATTGCGGGTATGATTTTGTCCTTGGCGATGGCTATTGACGCCAACGTACTTATCATCGAACGTATGCGCGAAGAAAAACTCCTCGGTAAACCGGTGTACGAAATCATTAACTTGGGTTATGACAAAGCCTGGTCTGCCATTTTTGACTCCAACATCACCACCATTATCGTGGGTGCTTGTTTGTTGCAATTCGGCACCGGCCCGGTGAAAGGGTTTGCCGTAACGCTTATTATCGGCTTACTCGTCAGTTTGTTCACCGCCGTATTTGTAACGCGCGCGATTTACGAACTTGTTTTAACTTCTAACACCAAGGAGATCAGTTTATGA
- a CDS encoding RDD family protein, with the protein MYASVWKRFTAFLIDLAVFVILFWVFAQTLNLATASLVLLVIVWLYYALLESSPLQASLGKIIVGIKVVDKKGKKLSFWQATERILSKLITNVTFYFGFFIAAFDKKKRTLHDRVARSRVITKEAEFDPGSIEEETEDSLTLITVISILLSVVFVLLLLALVALPQYQKTARHIQLSRVLTSLDNAARQQQQTAALPGRDPRVWQEEYEGCERINPQKLSCQGFELILQPGGVTAQARSEGMDIIYSLFYPFDGGPISCEAQTRTGAELCRELKIP; encoded by the coding sequence ATGTATGCAAGCGTATGGAAGCGGTTTACCGCATTTTTAATTGATTTAGCCGTATTTGTCATCTTGTTTTGGGTGTTTGCCCAAACGCTCAATTTGGCTACGGCATCGCTCGTTTTACTGGTAATTGTGTGGCTTTATTATGCTTTACTGGAAAGTTCGCCTTTACAAGCCAGTTTGGGTAAAATTATCGTAGGCATAAAAGTAGTGGATAAAAAAGGGAAAAAACTTTCCTTTTGGCAGGCTACGGAACGGATACTTTCCAAACTGATTACCAATGTTACTTTTTACTTCGGTTTCTTTATTGCCGCCTTTGACAAGAAAAAACGCACCTTGCACGACCGCGTGGCACGCAGCCGCGTAATAACCAAAGAGGCCGAATTTGACCCCGGCAGCATTGAAGAGGAAACTGAAGATTCCCTTACCCTTATCACGGTAATTTCTATTTTGCTTTCGGTTGTGTTTGTACTGCTTTTGTTGGCATTGGTGGCTTTGCCCCAATACCAAAAAACAGCCCGCCATATTCAATTATCCCGCGTGCTTACTTCTTTGGATAACGCCGCCCGCCAACAACAGCAAACGGCCGCCCTTCCGGGGAGAGATCCGCGCGTCTGGCAAGAAGAATACGAAGGTTGCGAACGCATCAACCCGCAAAAATTATCTTGCCAAGGGTTTGAACTTATCCTGCAACCGGGCGGAGTAACCGCTCAAGCCCGCAGCGAAGGTATGGATATTATTTACTCCTTGTTTTATCCTTTTGACGGAGGGCCCATCAGTTGTGAAGCCCAAACGCGCACCGGGGCGGAACTGTGCAGGGAACTAAAAATTCCGTAA
- a CDS encoding prepilin-type N-terminal cleavage/methylation domain-containing protein encodes MNKGFTLIELLVVVLIIGILSAVALPQYTTAVEKSRSAEALTLMSSIAGAAERYRLQKDEWPTANAFAKLDVEIPKRKSDSKFGGTNFIMTFTSNGNVLTVQAERDMTKGKYYLRTVVTDTTDGSFNYVRSCTYSEAVGQKYCEAITNGKVTNF; translated from the coding sequence ATGAACAAAGGTTTTACGTTAATTGAATTACTGGTAGTTGTTCTCATTATCGGTATTTTATCTGCGGTAGCCTTGCCGCAATACACCACGGCGGTAGAAAAATCCCGCTCGGCCGAAGCCTTAACCCTGATGAGTTCCATTGCCGGCGCGGCGGAAAGATACCGCTTACAAAAAGATGAGTGGCCCACCGCCAATGCATTTGCCAAATTAGATGTGGAAATCCCCAAACGCAAATCCGACAGCAAATTTGGCGGAACCAACTTTATCATGACCTTTACCTCCAACGGTAATGTGTTAACCGTTCAAGCCGAACGCGACATGACTAAAGGTAAATACTACCTCAGAACGGTTGTAACCGATACGACCGACGGATCCTTTAACTATGTTCGCTCCTGCACTTATTCGGAAGCGGTCGGTCAAAAATACTGCGAAGCCATTACGAACGGTAAAGTAACCAACTTCTAA
- a CDS encoding LTA synthase family protein yields the protein MNFLKKYLFSPFQNDWKFLLVASLPALLLCLFGLSQLDCLTWTNFLATETVKLACEFLFLGVLLSCINLLGIKNKWFVGASQFVYCLTLIADLILLWYFKERFGAKYLDTMEGGDYGFLLDPRVIGFFSAVALYCAFCVKRFFVPATRKTACHRLGLCLAGLFVLFILNPLKLLPAPNHFYTSYLIPPSVVYTTNAVLADIPQANLVAEPEAEVADLAEKYNVFSARNTPVGKKYTRVILIAAESLSNKYLHHFNPLIPPQATQELDRLYEQNPSVSLKHVTLSTLYGLSVIFTSHPYAQLSYENGYPVSFVRLLKNKGYKTAFLRGANETYMNEHLLFKDAGFEEVIGATYFQTRPEYKNYINWWGLTDRKLFDYALEYLEEQKDNPVFITLLTVDSHVPLGRLDYLDHSYREIDEEFYRVPTLPRAFARFGQDVERFLSTLKTKGLFDENTLILITPDHPSYSNTPTNALFKPYDKNQYDNLPFIILTKDKITAPLTDSPLASQLDIAPTVLDLLNIPQPKAFFGHSLFDTQAQRSVFDIKEDYAVITTEKDKYVMPLNSRKPQDRALLKLMTTFITE from the coding sequence ATGAATTTTCTTAAAAAATATCTCTTTTCCCCTTTTCAAAACGATTGGAAATTTTTATTGGTGGCCTCTTTGCCTGCCCTGTTGTTATGTTTATTCGGTCTAAGTCAGTTAGACTGCCTTACCTGGACGAACTTTTTAGCCACCGAAACTGTTAAACTGGCGTGCGAATTTTTGTTTTTAGGGGTGCTCCTTTCCTGTATCAACCTGTTGGGAATTAAAAACAAGTGGTTCGTGGGCGCGTCTCAATTTGTGTACTGTTTAACGCTGATTGCCGATTTGATTTTGCTTTGGTACTTTAAGGAACGTTTCGGTGCCAAATACTTAGACACCATGGAAGGCGGCGATTACGGGTTCCTGTTAGATCCGCGCGTGATCGGGTTTTTTAGTGCGGTAGCTCTCTACTGTGCCTTTTGTGTAAAACGCTTTTTTGTACCCGCCACACGCAAAACGGCCTGCCACCGTTTGGGGCTTTGCTTGGCGGGGTTATTTGTCCTTTTTATATTAAACCCGTTAAAACTCCTGCCCGCACCCAACCATTTCTATACTTCTTATTTAATTCCCCCCTCTGTGGTTTACACCACAAACGCCGTCTTGGCCGATATTCCCCAAGCAAACCTGGTTGCCGAGCCGGAAGCAGAAGTGGCTGACCTGGCCGAAAAATACAATGTTTTTTCCGCCCGAAATACCCCTGTCGGCAAAAAATACACCCGCGTAATTTTGATTGCGGCCGAATCGCTTTCCAACAAATACCTGCACCATTTCAATCCGCTTATTCCGCCGCAAGCCACCCAAGAGTTAGACCGTTTATACGAGCAAAATCCGTCCGTTTCGCTGAAACATGTTACCCTGTCCACCTTGTACGGCTTATCCGTCATCTTCACTTCGCACCCCTATGCACAACTTTCTTACGAAAACGGCTACCCCGTATCTTTTGTGCGCCTGTTAAAAAATAAGGGGTACAAAACCGCCTTCCTGCGCGGAGCCAACGAAACCTACATGAACGAACATCTCCTGTTCAAAGATGCAGGGTTTGAGGAAGTGATTGGGGCAACTTATTTTCAAACGCGCCCGGAATACAAAAACTATATCAACTGGTGGGGGCTGACCGACCGCAAACTTTTTGACTATGCCCTTGAGTATTTGGAAGAACAAAAGGATAACCCTGTTTTCATTACCCTGCTGACGGTAGATTCCCATGTCCCCTTAGGCCGCTTAGATTATTTAGACCACTCCTACCGGGAAATAGACGAGGAGTTTTACCGCGTCCCCACTTTGCCCCGCGCCTTTGCACGCTTCGGGCAAGATGTGGAGCGTTTTTTAAGCACCCTGAAAACAAAAGGGCTTTTTGACGAAAACACCCTGATTCTTATCACGCCCGACCACCCTTCTTACTCCAATACGCCGACCAATGCTTTATTCAAACCGTATGATAAGAACCAATACGACAATTTGCCTTTCATTATTTTAACGAAAGATAAAATCACCGCCCCGCTGACGGATAGTCCCTTGGCCAGCCAACTGGACATCGCCCCCACGGTGCTGGACTTACTTAATATCCCGCAGCCCAAGGCTTTCTTCGGCCATAGTTTATTTGATACGCAAGCCCAAAGAAGTGTGTTTGACATCAAAGAAGATTACGCCGTCATCACTACGGAAAAAGACAAATATGTTATGCCCTTAAACTCCCGCAAGCCGCAGGATAGGGCTTTGTTAAAACTGATGACCACTTTTATTACCGAATAA
- the secF gene encoding protein translocase subunit SecF, whose product MMHLLPKTNIDFLKYRKAYYTLFAVLLIGGIICFFTKGFNMGIDFTGGTMVQVKFSAPVEIAQVREALAATGANSELQTFGDNSFAISEKSTADEVGVVQTRIEKALDTLNVPYTVEQTNSVGPAVGESMTERALWAILLSLVFIIIYVAFRFSNILWGVSGVIALFHDLFVMAVAFSLTQREIDLVVVAAFLTVAGFSINDTIVIFDRMRENIRLHPKMSFGELINLSVNETLSRTIITTLTVLFALTVLYFFGGEVINSFAFAMLIGCLSGVYSTIALTTPLVYTWSHGELNDGSNPNKAKPVTKENVEAVVKEKTAKPQGKVVTKIKRTRRSKKN is encoded by the coding sequence ATGATGCACTTACTTCCCAAAACAAACATTGATTTCCTTAAGTACAGAAAAGCCTATTACACCTTGTTTGCCGTGCTTCTTATCGGCGGTATAATCTGCTTTTTTACCAAAGGATTTAACATGGGCATTGATTTTACCGGCGGTACCATGGTACAGGTAAAATTTTCTGCTCCCGTAGAAATTGCCCAAGTGCGCGAAGCCTTAGCCGCCACGGGTGCCAACTCCGAACTTCAAACCTTTGGGGACAATTCCTTCGCCATTAGCGAAAAAAGCACCGCGGACGAAGTGGGCGTCGTACAAACCCGCATTGAAAAAGCCTTGGACACCTTAAATGTACCCTACACGGTGGAACAAACCAACTCCGTTGGCCCGGCCGTAGGCGAAAGCATGACGGAAAGAGCCCTGTGGGCCATTTTGCTTTCCTTGGTGTTCATCATCATTTATGTAGCGTTTCGTTTCAGCAACATTTTGTGGGGCGTATCCGGCGTAATCGCCTTGTTCCACGACTTGTTTGTCATGGCGGTAGCGTTCTCGCTTACGCAACGCGAAATTGACTTGGTAGTGGTGGCGGCCTTCTTAACCGTGGCCGGTTTCTCCATCAACGATACCATCGTTATTTTCGACCGTATGCGCGAAAATATCCGCCTGCACCCCAAAATGAGTTTCGGGGAACTGATTAACTTGTCTGTTAACGAAACCCTCTCCCGCACGATTATCACCACGTTAACGGTGCTCTTTGCCCTTACCGTGCTGTATTTCTTCGGCGGCGAAGTGATTAACTCCTTCGCGTTTGCCATGCTTATAGGTTGTCTGTCCGGTGTGTACAGTACGATTGCACTGACCACTCCTTTGGTATATACCTGGAGCCATGGTGAACTTAATGACGGTTCCAACCCCAACAAGGCCAAACCCGTCACTAAAGAAAATGTGGAAGCGGTTGTGAAGGAAAAAACTGCCAAGCCGCAAGGCAAAGTAGTAACCAAAATCAAACGCACCCGCAGAAGCAAAAAGAACTAA
- a CDS encoding prepilin-type N-terminal cleavage/methylation domain-containing protein → MKNNKAFTLIEMLTVVLIVGILAAVALPQYEKSVETTRASEAISMVRNIRDAQQIYYMSNGKYSSRIEDLDIHVPGESGGQISGSTRKNTKFFSYGALVTDGSINHLAVGNRLPLSSMYSILAKEDGSLVCKYYTTKGSKICENLGVEKLTGPYYSIQ, encoded by the coding sequence ATGAAAAATAACAAGGCTTTTACTCTTATAGAAATGTTAACGGTGGTGCTGATTGTCGGCATTTTGGCGGCGGTGGCGCTTCCTCAATATGAAAAATCGGTTGAAACTACTCGCGCTTCCGAAGCGATCAGCATGGTGCGAAATATTCGTGATGCACAACAAATTTATTATATGTCCAACGGCAAATATTCCTCCAGAATTGAAGATTTAGATATTCATGTACCGGGGGAAAGCGGCGGCCAAATTTCCGGCTCTACCCGCAAGAATACAAAGTTTTTTTCTTACGGGGCTTTGGTAACGGACGGCTCGATTAACCACTTGGCGGTGGGAAACCGCTTGCCGTTGAGCAGTATGTATAGTATTTTGGCCAAAGAGGACGGCTCTCTCGTTTGCAAGTATTACACCACTAAAGGCTCCAAAATCTGTGAAAATTTAGGGGTAGAAAAATTGACCGGCCCTTATTATTCCATACAATAA
- the yajC gene encoding preprotein translocase subunit YajC yields the protein METTAQGGGMIFWLLMMAFAFIVIFMPARSQKKREQELMAKVNALQKGDQVIIPGGIIGTVAGFKDNAIEVKIAESVKLTVLKTAIVGLVNDLQPAAKEGGAK from the coding sequence ATGGAAACGACTGCCCAAGGCGGCGGAATGATTTTCTGGTTACTGATGATGGCATTTGCGTTCATCGTTATTTTTATGCCTGCGCGCTCCCAAAAGAAACGCGAACAGGAACTGATGGCAAAAGTAAATGCACTTCAAAAAGGAGACCAGGTAATTATCCCCGGTGGAATTATTGGAACGGTAGCCGGTTTTAAGGATAACGCAATCGAAGTAAAAATTGCGGAATCGGTAAAATTAACCGTGCTGAAAACCGCCATCGTAGGACTTGTAAACGATTTGCAGCCTGCTGCGAAAGAAGGAGGAGCTAAGTAA